A portion of the Gossypium arboreum isolate Shixiya-1 chromosome 8, ASM2569848v2, whole genome shotgun sequence genome contains these proteins:
- the LOC128296585 gene encoding uncharacterized protein LOC128296585 — protein sequence MVISAALPCVRLSWVKDVLWVLSWISETEGKVRLIRDRLKAASDRQKSYADLKRHDMEYSMGDFVFLKVSPWKKILSFGHKGKLSPRFIGSYRILKRVRPAAYYLELPPKIDRIHDVFHVSMLRRYRSDPTHIVPIEEIEVRPNWTFEEEPVQILDHDVKVIRRKSIPVLKVLWRNHSTEEATWEPKDAMH from the coding sequence ATGGTCATAAGTGCCGCACTCCCTTGTgttagactgagttgggtgaagGACGTGTTATGGGTCCTGAGTTGGATTTCTGAGACTGAGGGTAAGGTCAGGTTGATTCGAGATCGActgaaagcggcatcggatagacagaaatcttatgcagatctaaAAAGACACGATATGGAGTATTCTATGGGGGACTTcgtatttctcaaggtctcgccatggaaaaagattctgagttTCGGTCataagggcaagctaagccctaggtttattgggtcaTACCGTATTCTGAAGCGAGTGAGGCCAGCCGCTTATTATTTGGAGCTACCTCCAAAGATAGACcgtattcacgatgtgtttcatgtctcgatgttgaggcgcTATCGCTCTGATCCCACGCATATTGTCCCTATTGAAGAGATAGAGGTTAGGCCAAATTGGACCTtcgaggaggagccagttcagattttGGATCATGATGTAAAGGTTATTAGAAGGAAGTCTATCCCAGTATTGAAGGTTCTGTGGcgtaatcatagcactgaggaggccacgtgggagcctaagGATGCGATGCATTAG